The stretch of DNA TCGAATGCACCTTCTGCACCGATTGCGCAGACGAACTCGACGATCGGTGCCCCAATTGCGGGGGCGAACTGATGGACCGGCCGACCCGGGCGAAGAAGCTGCACGAGAAATACCCGCCTTCGACCGAGCGGAAATACAAGGGGTGAGCAAGCCGCCCCCGCGTATCCTTTCGATCGCCGGCTCGGACAGTTCGGGCGGC from Erythrobacter mangrovi encodes:
- a CDS encoding DUF1272 domain-containing protein encodes the protein MLEMRPDCERCGTDLPAESPGAFICSFECTFCTDCADELDDRCPNCGGELMDRPTRAKKLHEKYPPSTERKYKG